One region of Nitrospira sp. genomic DNA includes:
- the pgl gene encoding 6-phosphogluconolactonase — MFQAPEIHHFSDTQELTRAAAGLFLEMGRRAITERHRFLVALSGGSTPKTLYSILASKEYARQLDWSKVHFLFGDERSVPPTHADSNFAMANAMLFSPLHIPSAQIHRIRGEDPPEAAAAHYETTLRHLTAAAPGQWPQLDLVLLGMGDDGHTASLFPGTASLTEETRWVVPGTSPQGTRARVTLTLGVINHASVILFLVAGLNKAAVVRRLLEQRPGDPGPYPAALVRPETGRLLWYLDRAAASELTATTDD; from the coding sequence ATGTTCCAGGCTCCAGAAATCCACCACTTCTCTGACACCCAGGAACTGACCCGTGCCGCGGCAGGCCTCTTCCTGGAAATGGGCAGGCGGGCGATCACCGAGCGGCATCGTTTCCTCGTGGCTCTCTCGGGCGGCTCAACTCCGAAGACCCTGTATTCGATCCTGGCCAGCAAGGAGTACGCACGGCAACTCGACTGGAGCAAGGTGCACTTTCTGTTCGGCGACGAGCGGAGCGTACCGCCTACACATGCCGACAGCAATTTCGCCATGGCGAACGCCATGTTGTTCAGCCCCTTGCACATTCCCTCCGCACAGATTCACAGGATACGCGGCGAAGACCCGCCTGAAGCGGCGGCAGCTCACTATGAAACCACCCTGCGTCACCTCACTGCAGCCGCCCCCGGACAATGGCCACAATTGGATCTTGTCCTTCTGGGCATGGGCGACGATGGCCACACCGCGTCCCTCTTTCCCGGTACGGCATCACTGACTGAAGAGACTCGTTGGGTGGTTCCCGGCACTTCTCCCCAGGGAACGCGGGCACGGGTGACTCTCACCCTAGGTGTGATCAATCACGCGAGTGTGATACTGTTCCTCGTCGCCGGACTGAACAAAGCCGCGGTCGTGCGACGCCTACTGGAGCAGCGGCCCGGTGATCCCGGCCCGTATCCCGCAGCCTTGGTTCGGCCTGAGACCGGACGACTGTTGTGGTATCTTGACCGCGCCGCGGCATCCGAATTGACCGCAACCACTGACGATTAG